The Devosia sp. MC521 genome segment GTTAGGGACCACACAGCTTATAGCGCTGTGTAGTCGATCTCTTGGAACCCCAACACTTCGGGCACCCACCGATCCCGCACGAAAGCGACGTGATGCGGGTGGTCGTTATAGAATTGATAGGCCTCAGAATTTGCAAATTCCATTGAGAACCCAAAGGCGAAGTCCGCCTTGGGGCTGACCTGACGGAGCTGCTGGAAAGCTTCAACACCCGGAATGTCCGCAAGAATTTTCGCTGCAGTCAGGAAGTCGGCCTCTTCAGCAGAGCCCGACTCATGACGCAGAGTGAATACAACCGTATGACGGATCAAAGC includes the following:
- a CDS encoding Dabb family protein, with amino-acid sequence MIRHTVVFTLRHESGSAEEADFLTAAKILADIPGVEAFQQLRQVSPKADFAFGFSMEFANSEAYQFYNDHPHHVAFVRDRWVPEVLGFQEIDYTAL